The genomic segment GAAcataatgaattttcttttttttttttttacaggaaaTTAATTTTAGTGGCATAATGAATTTTCTTaactatttattaatattatgaaaGATAGATATTGCCATATCATAGTAGTAGGTCATGTTTGggattttacaaatgaaatataGATAAAATACTAAGGGCAGTTTATTCTGTGGCTTTTCTATATGATAGGTGCTGTGTGGTGTGGAAGAAGAAACTCTGATTCAAACACCATTTCTCACATTTACCAGCTATATGGCCTTAGATGAGTCATTAAACTTCAGTAAATACCTTACCCATCTTCCTAAGAATAGTTTTTAGAATTCAGAATCATGATTGTAAAGCACCTAACACAACGCTTGGCAAATGATGGTGTTGAGTACATGCTAAGACTTGTTTTTGTAACACTTACACTGAGTATTTTTGTTACTAAGAACAGGATATTATGAATATAATTTGATTATGTTACCTTGGCTTTAACAAGCAGTTTTCTTGATCTTTTTCTTGAGTTTTATGATCCCCGGCTGAATGTTATTTTTATCACCTTGATTTCTGTTATAAATCTTTtggtttttaattaaatttttttttcttgaagtatggttgatgtacaatattgtgttagtttcaggtgtacagcagagtgattcatttatatgtatattcttataAATCTTTAATTACTTCACTGGATTGGACAAAAAGCACTAATCAGAGACCCTGCCTTGCAATAATAATTcagctcttctgtcctcccccaTGCCTTCCAAAATTACTTTTAGaattattaaagtattttttagcAAAAAAGCATATAGAAAAAATTTAACTCCCTGTATTGTAGTTTCTTTAGTGCATATACTGCTTATTTTAAATTTCGAAGATGACATCtctaaaaagaaagcatttttcagTTACAGCAAAGCACTCTACAACTCCTGTTTCAGTATGCAACATACAAAACccagtttatatatttttgtccCATTTGTTTCAACTCTTCTCCCTTCCAAGTTTCTCTGTTAATTTCTAAATAGATATAGTGAAGGTTAAGAGGTTGCAATATGATGGGCAGTATTTTGATGGTAGCATTTAGTGCATATTTTACAAATAATCAGTGTCAGAACTtaacacattttattattttattgctgtTTTGCCTGTGTAGATGAGAGCCATAGAGTACAACTTTCTAAAATTGATTTTTCCCCCAACAACTTTACAAAGGTTTGACAAAGCTTGTGCCCCAGAAGGAAAGAGCTAGGGCACTGTCGTCATTTGAGCTTAGCATCTTGGCTTCTGTGTTTCTGTAGTCATTGGGATATTGAAGAGACGCTTCAAGAAATACAGCTGCAGGATCCCAGAAAGAACAATGACAAGGCTCTGGGCTGTTGACCACCAATTCACGTAGTTATAgtttgattggagaaggaaaaagtcaGCTGTTTTTCTCATGCGTGCGAAGTTGTAGTGTCGCCACATGTGAAAGATATTGTAATGCACCTTTCGTGTGCTCTCCTACGGGacagaaaatgaaatacagaaagGGTTCCTTTCTATCTCTCATCTAGCCTCACCTGGGTACCCACCAGCACTAACCTATATTCACATGATTTTATGATATGTAAAAGTTGGCTATTGAGGGTgcagaacaaaaaaaaatgggCTATTGGAGTTGTTGGTAAATGGCTAGTTTTGTTGTATATGAAAAAATTACCTggacttcagttttaaaaaaataatttttacaatgAAAAACTTCAGTGCTGAAACCAGAAAGCTCTTCCAGAGTATGTCTAGATGTAGACATATACTTAGCACATCGATGCCGTTCTGGGCAGTGTCTTCTGTTCTTTGTATATGGTAAAAGATAAGAGCCTGCAAATTTTTTACTGAAGGGCCGGACAGTAAATATTCTAGGCTTTGCAAGTGATACAGTCTCTGTTGCAGTTACTAAACTCTGCCACTGTGGCACAAAAGCAGCCACGGACATGTGTCCAGTTAGCTGTCCGTCAGTATTTGCGGGGAGATTGGTCTCAGGACCTGCAGAGGATGCTCTGGTCCCTTTGTCAGCCCTCCATATCTTCAGATTCTCCACCTGCAGATACAGAGGGGGACTAACTGTAATTGTCAAATGAGCATTGTTTTGTTCCAGTAAAGCTTCACTTACAAAAACTGGGCTTTTGTGCATCAGGGAGACTGTCAGGAAAGTGGAGAGAGATCCCAAACAGTGggataaaatactgtattggctgAAAAGTTTTTCTGGAAGATAGGCTAGAAAATCCTGAACAAgcttttttggccaactcaatatttgcaaaccatatatctgataaaggactgttatctagaatatataaaggacTCTTAGTACTccactatttaaaaaaactagATTTTAagatgggcaaaggatttgaatagacatttctctgaactAGATATACAAAAGGCCAAAAAACACATGGAACAATGTTCAGTGTCATTAGTCACTGGAGACACAACTCAAAAACCACAGGATACCACTTATACCCATTAAGGTTGCTATAACAAAGACAGTAACACATTGACAAGGATATAGAGAAATTGCAGCTCTGAACAAACACTGCTGGTGTGATGTAGAATGTGTTACCCACAGTGGAAAAGAGCAGTTCCTCATTGAAGTTAAAAATATCATACTAGCAGAGTATACCACTTTTATGTGTACAGAAATAGaagtatgttcacacaaaaatctatatgcaggtgcTCACAGCATCATTATTTATGATAGTCAAGAAGTGGAAATAACCCAGATGTCTACCAGCTGAtaagtaaagaaacaaaatacgatgcatatatacaatagaatattatccatccagaaaaaggaatgaagaactAACACATGCTACAGTGTTAGcatgggtgaaccttgaaaacatgctgagtgaaagaagccaaacacaaaaggCCACAGTGTGAGTCCCCTCGTATGAAACGTACAGAACAGGCAAGtctatagaaacagaaaggagaTTAGTGAGGGATTACCCAGGACTGTGGGGGCATGGAGAACAGAGAGTGAATAGCAGGCATGCAGTTTATTTTTGGAGTGATGAAACTTCTGGAATTAGATGCTGGTAATGGTTGCAGGACCTTGTAAACCACTAAACTGTACACTGAAAGTGGTGTGTTATATCTAAATTAAAAGGCTATCAGCCATTATTTGCTGATGCCTGGTAGAAAACAAGTGAGGACTTTCAAGAGCTCCAAGGCACAAAATTAATTAAGGGCTTCAAATCTTTTTGCCAGTTTGGTTTCTACCCAAATGAGCTTTCACTAGTATGATATTATTCCCACTAATTCTAATCTTTCCTCCAAATTTAAACTTAGTTTCCAGGGATGTTTCTCTCCCACAGAACAATTACCTCAATTGCATCCAGAGTATCATtcagttgttttctttcattctctttgtgGTCCATCTCAGGCCCCTCATAGAAGACTCCAAAATTGAGGTATACTTGCACGGAACCAAAGCGATTTTGCTGGTTTGCTAGACAAAGCTGATAAAAACCTGTACAAATTCCGAGATCATTACCAAGTTCTT from the Capra hircus breed San Clemente chromosome 18, ASM170441v1, whole genome shotgun sequence genome contains:
- the TMED6 gene encoding transmembrane emp24 domain-containing protein 6 isoform X2; its protein translation is MFPLLFGAGLVVLNLVSSATSQKTEPLSGTGDQPLFRGADRHDFAVVIPPGGTECFWQFAHQTGYFYFSYEVQRTLGMSHDRHVAATAHTPQGFLIETSKHVRGQINFSTHETGFYQLCLANQQNRFGSVQVYLNFGVFYEGPEMDHKENERKQLNDTLDAIEESTRKVHYNIFHMWRHYNFARMRKTADFFLLQSNYNYVNWWSTAQSLVIVLSGILQLYFLKRLFNIPMTTETQKPRC
- the TMED6 gene encoding transmembrane emp24 domain-containing protein 6 isoform X1, which codes for MFPLLFGAGLVVLNLVSSATSQKTEPLSGTGDQPLFRGADRHDFAVVIPPGGTECFWQFAHQTGYFYFSYEVQRTLGMSHDRHVAATAHTPQGFLIETSKHVRGQINFSTHETGFYQLCLANQQNRFGSVQVYLNFGVFYEGPEMDHKENERKQLNDTLDAIEVENLKIWRADKGTRASSAGPETNLPANTDGQLTGHMSVAAFVPQWQSLVTATETVSLAKPRIFTVRPFSKKFAGSYLLPYTKNRRHCPERHRCAKYMSTSRHTLEELSGFSTEVFHCKNYFFKTEVQVIFSYTTKLAIYQQLQ